In Spirochaetota bacterium, a genomic segment contains:
- the flgK gene encoding flagellar hook-associated protein FlgK, which yields MNSTFMGIEIGKRGLLAHQQALHVTGHNISNAANEEYSRQRVVITAADPLYVPALNRAEQPGNIGQGSEVAMIQRIRDEFIDDRIMVEKQAFGYWKARNDFIYQIEMVYNEPSDQSIRSRLDALWEGFQELSKYPEERSTREVVKEKAIALAHEVKYVYGKLYELQKQANRQIGHTVNQINEYAQTIRDLNERILKAEALGDNPNDLKDKRDALIEKLSQLVNINVSRTDKDELIVYIGSENLVQGEVFRPLVAIEDPENNGMFKVLWKQTLTDVNIQSGELAGLISIRDGVLRQNINDVNAFAINLTDLVNEVHRDGFGKNNQTNNNFFKHIAVSDNVEGNFDLNNDGIYDVTALFKISGNNKVDASAAIGITGTLTFVKNNAIDQEIKINYYATDTLLDVIKRVNDAKIGIVGYINHNSQLAFKATIAEDTDKKNFIIRHLEDSGQLLVGYAGILKESGPQGAFDYRRVDDIRKIIASREHITITPMFNPASYMDIDDAIKYDIDSIAAAKGKDLGGTGDFNTSNGVGDGSNALALAALKHKHAMIDSNATFNDFYTSLISRIGSQGEEAKDRIASQETLLKNLANLRQSVSGINLDEEMANMVQFQHGYNASARVIAMIDRMLETIIKLGQGV from the coding sequence ATGAATTCAACATTCATGGGGATAGAAATTGGGAAAAGGGGGCTTTTGGCTCACCAGCAGGCACTGCATGTTACCGGGCATAATATATCAAATGCAGCCAATGAGGAATATTCACGACAGCGAGTGGTGATAACAGCAGCTGATCCTTTGTATGTACCTGCATTAAACCGAGCAGAGCAGCCAGGCAATATTGGGCAGGGCAGTGAAGTTGCCATGATCCAGCGCATACGCGATGAGTTCATCGATGATCGCATTATGGTGGAAAAACAGGCTTTTGGTTACTGGAAAGCGCGCAATGATTTTATCTACCAGATAGAGATGGTATACAATGAGCCATCGGACCAGTCAATACGAAGCCGATTGGATGCGCTGTGGGAAGGGTTTCAGGAACTATCAAAATACCCCGAAGAGCGCTCAACACGTGAGGTGGTTAAGGAAAAGGCCATAGCTTTAGCTCATGAAGTTAAATATGTGTATGGCAAATTGTATGAATTGCAGAAACAGGCAAACAGACAAATTGGCCATACAGTGAATCAGATAAATGAATATGCTCAAACAATCCGTGACCTCAATGAAAGGATATTGAAAGCAGAAGCATTAGGTGATAATCCCAATGACCTGAAAGATAAGCGCGATGCGTTGATTGAAAAACTGTCTCAGCTTGTAAACATTAATGTCAGCCGTACTGATAAGGATGAGCTTATTGTATATATTGGGTCAGAAAATCTGGTACAAGGCGAGGTGTTCAGGCCACTAGTTGCTATAGAAGACCCTGAGAACAATGGCATGTTCAAAGTATTATGGAAACAGACGCTCACTGATGTCAATATTCAAAGCGGTGAGCTGGCAGGCCTTATTTCAATCCGTGATGGTGTTTTGCGACAGAACATTAATGACGTTAATGCATTTGCAATTAATTTAACTGACCTTGTAAACGAAGTGCACCGTGATGGGTTTGGCAAGAACAATCAGACAAATAATAATTTCTTTAAACACATTGCTGTCAGCGACAATGTAGAGGGAAACTTTGATCTGAACAATGATGGTATTTATGATGTAACAGCTCTGTTTAAAATTTCGGGCAATAATAAAGTTGATGCTTCAGCTGCTATCGGGATTACAGGTACACTCACATTTGTTAAGAACAATGCAATAGACCAGGAAATCAAGATAAACTATTATGCAACCGACACACTGCTTGATGTCATTAAGCGTGTCAATGATGCCAAGATTGGAATTGTGGGATATATCAATCACAACAGCCAGCTGGCTTTCAAAGCAACTATCGCCGAAGATACTGATAAAAAAAATTTTATTATACGACACCTAGAAGACTCAGGGCAGCTTTTGGTGGGCTATGCAGGTATTTTGAAAGAGTCAGGCCCACAGGGTGCATTTGACTACAGGCGGGTAGATGATATACGAAAGATTATTGCATCCCGTGAGCATATCACCATCACACCGATGTTTAACCCTGCTTCGTATATGGACATTGATGATGCAATCAAGTATGACATAGATTCCATAGCTGCTGCAAAGGGAAAAGACTTAGGTGGCACAGGCGACTTCAATACATCAAATGGTGTAGGTGATGGAAGCAACGCCCTGGCACTGGCAGCACTCAAGCACAAGCATGCAATGATTGATTCCAACGCAACATTCAATGATTTTTATACATCACTTATCTCGCGTATTGGATCACAGGGTGAGGAAGCCAAAGACAGAATCGCAAGTCAGGAAACTCTTTTAAAGAACCTTGCTAATCTGCGCCAGTCAGTCTCTGGAATTAATCTGGATGAGGAGATGGCAAATATGGTTCAGTTCCAGCACGGGTACAATGCTTCAGCACGGGTAATTGCCATGATTGACAGGATGCTGGAAACAATTATTAAGTTAGGCCAGGGGGTGTAA
- a CDS encoding flagellar hook-associated protein 3, with the protein MQRVTNQMINNTMIYNLNRHQQDMDKMQDMLATGKNVQFPRDNPVAATNQMLYKTALVEIEQYIKNIDEAKSKLSEVDSALQSVIRIFQRLRVLAVQGAHGIYTSFERKEAAATEINQMLEELVSIANIRGATGKPIFGGYQTGTENIPDPFVPIYQTLTAGNQGNAMIGVQYRGNTGKILREVATGEYLDVNVPGNWAFWATNQVLSANKDVSQYRALATQSFKIDGVSIQVAAGDTIDMIVDKINNAGLSVRASIGARNNLVLETTVPHAIWLEDEGSGTFLRDAGMINPDFPNPPNNIDPTVSVSGMSIFDMVIQLRDDLVRGDQELVGGRDLGLIDMALDNVLRHIAAIGAKENRVEELAKRSEYAKSNILDILSKSEGIDFPETIMNFRWLESVHNYALAVGARSIKPTLMDFLR; encoded by the coding sequence ATGCAACGCGTAACCAATCAAATGATTAATAATACAATGATCTATAACCTGAACCGCCATCAGCAGGACATGGATAAAATGCAGGATATGCTTGCAACGGGGAAAAATGTGCAGTTTCCAAGAGATAATCCTGTTGCTGCCACCAATCAGATGCTGTATAAAACTGCACTTGTTGAAATAGAACAGTATATTAAAAATATTGATGAGGCAAAGTCAAAATTAAGTGAAGTAGACTCTGCGCTACAATCTGTGATACGCATCTTTCAGCGTCTGCGTGTGCTTGCAGTTCAGGGTGCTCATGGTATATATACTTCATTTGAACGCAAGGAAGCAGCAGCAACTGAAATTAATCAGATGCTTGAAGAGCTTGTTAGCATCGCTAATATCAGGGGGGCGACAGGTAAGCCCATCTTTGGCGGCTATCAGACAGGCACTGAAAATATACCTGACCCGTTTGTTCCCATATACCAGACACTCACTGCGGGAAATCAGGGCAATGCAATGATTGGTGTGCAGTATCGTGGAAATACCGGTAAGATTCTGAGAGAAGTAGCAACCGGTGAGTATTTAGATGTGAATGTGCCAGGCAACTGGGCATTCTGGGCAACCAATCAGGTGCTGTCGGCAAATAAGGATGTTTCGCAGTACAGGGCACTTGCCACGCAGTCGTTTAAAATTGATGGTGTATCAATTCAGGTTGCTGCAGGCGATACTATCGATATGATTGTTGATAAGATAAACAATGCTGGTTTAAGTGTACGGGCTTCTATTGGTGCGCGCAACAACCTTGTGCTTGAAACAACGGTGCCGCATGCCATCTGGCTTGAGGATGAAGGCAGCGGGACATTCCTGCGTGATGCCGGCATGATAAATCCTGACTTTCCCAATCCGCCAAACAATATTGATCCAACGGTGTCGGTAAGCGGCATGTCAATATTTGATATGGTTATACAACTGCGTGATGACCTTGTACGTGGTGACCAGGAGTTAGTTGGCGGGCGAGATTTAGGTCTTATTGATATGGCACTTGACAATGTGTTGCGCCACATTGCTGCAATAGGGGCAAAGGAAAATCGGGTGGAAGAACTTGCAAAACGTTCAGAATACGCTAAAAGTAATATCCTTGACATACTGTCAAAATCTGAAGGAATTGATTTCCCTGAAACAATAATGAACTTCAGATGGCTTGAATCAGTGCATAATTATGCGCTTGCAGTTGGTGCACGGTCAATAAAGCCAACACTTATGGATTTCCTGCGATAA
- the fliW gene encoding flagellar assembly protein FliW, whose product MTIVTKPFGQIEVDERQIIDFPEGIYGFEDIKKFVILDANEKSPFKWLQAYSEPDLAFVIIRPVDFMVQYELDVLPQDLEDIGAKSPDEVLVFAIVTIPEDPSRMTANLQGPIIINPKTRCGKQAISLNDKYKVRHYILDEIKKAQVKG is encoded by the coding sequence ATTACAATAGTCACAAAACCATTTGGCCAGATTGAAGTTGATGAACGTCAGATAATTGATTTTCCTGAAGGAATTTATGGCTTTGAGGATATTAAAAAGTTTGTAATTCTGGATGCAAACGAAAAATCCCCGTTTAAATGGTTACAAGCATACAGTGAGCCCGATTTAGCTTTTGTCATTATACGCCCTGTTGATTTCATGGTGCAGTATGAGCTTGACGTATTGCCTCAGGATCTGGAGGATATAGGGGCAAAAAGCCCAGACGAGGTGTTGGTATTTGCGATAGTTACCATACCAGAAGACCCTTCCAGAATGACAGCTAATCTTCAAGGGCCAATTATCATTAATCCCAAAACGCGATGTGGTAAGCAAGCCATATCGCTCAACGATAAATACAAAGTGCGCCACTACATACTTGACGAGATAAAAAAAGCACAGGTGAAGGGGTGA
- the csrA gene encoding carbon storage regulator CsrA: MLVLARKINESIMIGDDIEIVIIDIKGDQVKLGIKAPKSVAVHRKEIYEEIQKENIAAMKSQLKPDTLKDITDILKTHTEKNIDNQKK, encoded by the coding sequence ATGCTGGTACTGGCGCGCAAAATAAATGAAAGCATAATGATTGGCGATGATATTGAAATCGTAATAATTGATATAAAGGGTGATCAGGTTAAATTAGGAATCAAGGCACCAAAATCTGTTGCAGTGCATCGCAAGGAAATATATGAAGAAATACAAAAAGAGAATATTGCCGCTATGAAATCCCAGCTTAAACCCGATACACTCAAAGATATTACTGACATATTGAAGACACATACAGAAAAAAACATTGACAACCAAAAAAAATAA
- a CDS encoding lysoplasmalogenase yields the protein MPDVIVQTNVLYLVAFFFIVFVIREIVAFRKILKLKYVFTPLVTYLVIIIALYLSYVRGFNQYNIFIIAGLVFALIADTLLMIEEISFFIHGLFFFLLTHICYVYALSINYNFGTTDIIVGVVVLILFFSYYLLIHKAKGKLYFPIILYMLVLSLVMLIAIGTLVKNIYPRGAIVTIAAVLFAISDGVLAFNQFIRKIPHSTVVTWSLYAPAQLLFAFSCYY from the coding sequence ATGCCTGATGTCATTGTTCAGACAAATGTACTGTATCTTGTAGCTTTCTTCTTTATAGTATTCGTTATACGTGAGATAGTAGCATTTAGAAAGATTTTGAAGCTTAAATATGTCTTCACACCACTTGTAACATATCTTGTTATTATTATTGCTTTATATCTATCCTATGTGCGTGGTTTTAATCAATATAATATTTTTATTATTGCAGGGCTTGTGTTTGCATTAATTGCTGATACATTGCTTATGATAGAAGAGATAAGTTTTTTTATCCATGGGCTGTTTTTCTTTTTATTAACGCATATCTGCTATGTATATGCATTGAGTATTAACTATAATTTTGGCACAACAGATATAATTGTTGGTGTAGTTGTACTGATACTTTTCTTTTCTTATTATCTGTTGATTCATAAAGCAAAAGGGAAGCTGTATTTTCCAATAATACTCTATATGCTCGTGCTGTCACTAGTGATGCTTATTGCTATAGGTACATTGGTAAAAAATATATATCCACGGGGTGCCATTGTAACCATTGCTGCAGTTCTTTTTGCAATATCCGATGGAGTACTTGCCTTCAATCAATTTATACGAAAAATTCCTCATAGTACTGTCGTGACGTGGTCGCTGTATGCACCTGCACAGCTGTTGTTTGCATTTTCCTGCTATTATTAG
- a CDS encoding S-layer homology domain-containing protein codes for MKKTLVFLVVVCISCGQIITQTPKKDYERIYKNLTNAESIENLVQKNKLLNTAYTLIMQRHGELVKEKKSDATVASLLAYYYFLKGNYQDAGAQAELAQSISTGTDPIGLILQARILLATKGKAGAGSALDILRSLEGLDNPMAYIATGDAYFLKSDYDKARDNYTKALLLNKELQVVAANRLEVISRIKTLTIDVAKVSDFILEPVITRDKLAHLLYEIFEIQKYITVTKPLPADFIDLAKSHYASAVSALRSKGFFSYIQGNTFEPFMVVSRGEMAKVVEDFLVLSRNNEGLRTKYKDESPPFFNDIKTDNVYYNALRLACDMEIMSVSLSQEAYPDESVTGLQAIMIIQKLIK; via the coding sequence ATGAAAAAGACTTTGGTATTCTTAGTAGTAGTATGTATTTCCTGCGGACAAATTATAACGCAAACCCCAAAAAAGGATTATGAACGAATATATAAAAATTTGACCAATGCAGAATCAATCGAAAATCTGGTGCAGAAGAATAAACTGTTAAATACAGCATACACCCTTATTATGCAACGACATGGAGAATTGGTAAAAGAAAAAAAATCTGATGCAACTGTAGCATCTTTGCTTGCCTATTACTATTTTTTAAAAGGAAACTATCAGGATGCAGGGGCACAGGCTGAACTTGCCCAGTCTATTAGTACAGGTACAGATCCCATAGGCCTGATTTTACAAGCACGTATACTCCTTGCCACCAAAGGGAAAGCTGGTGCTGGAAGTGCGCTTGATATTTTGCGCTCATTGGAGGGTTTGGATAATCCAATGGCGTATATAGCAACAGGCGATGCATATTTTTTAAAATCAGATTATGATAAAGCCCGTGATAACTATACAAAGGCATTATTGCTAAACAAAGAATTGCAGGTTGTAGCTGCAAACCGCCTGGAAGTTATTTCGCGTATAAAAACATTAACTATTGATGTAGCAAAAGTATCTGACTTTATTCTTGAACCTGTAATTACTAGAGATAAACTTGCGCATTTACTGTATGAAATATTTGAAATTCAAAAATATATTACAGTGACAAAACCACTGCCCGCCGATTTTATTGATCTGGCTAAGTCTCACTATGCAAGTGCAGTATCTGCATTGCGCAGCAAGGGTTTTTTTTCATACATTCAGGGTAACACCTTTGAACCTTTTATGGTAGTATCTAGAGGAGAAATGGCAAAAGTTGTGGAGGATTTTTTGGTGCTTTCCCGAAACAACGAAGGATTGAGGACAAAATATAAAGATGAATCACCTCCGTTTTTTAATGATATAAAGACCGATAACGTGTATTATAATGCACTACGGCTTGCTTGCGATATGGAAATTATGAGTGTTTCCCTAAGTCAGGAGGCATATCCTGACGAATCGGTTACAGGATTACAAGCAATAATGATAATTCAAAAATTGATAAAGTAA